The Candidatus Thermokryptus mobilis sequence GAAGCTTGCCATTCAATCATACTTTTAAGCGTTTTACCGTCAACTTCAAACACAACAAAAGTATTTCCAAATGGGTTTATTTCCCATATATCACGGACTTTTATCTCACCTTTTGGCAGGTCCTTCCTCAACCCACCCGAATTTTGAAAAGCAATATCCGTCTTCGCAAATTCCCTCATGACATCAGCTTCCCAATTCCCAAGATTGCTTTCGCCGTAGAAGTTTCTCTTCCAATCAACTTCAAGATAGCCGATAACCTCACCAAATTCTTTATCAACAATTTTTTCAAGTTCCTCAACTTTTTTTAACGCAATTGGATCTGGCTCAATGACGCCATTTATTACACGAATTAACTTGCCATTATATGAATAAACCGAGTCACCATCAAGATCAATTTCAAGTTCAAGATATCCAAGATATTCACCTCTTGAGCCTGCTTGACAAATTATAGTTTTGTTGACATACTTCGGCTCAAATAAAGCAGTGTGACTATGCCCTCCAATTATAACGCCAATTTCAGGAAATTTAACCGCAATGATAGAATCGCCCTGAACCCCTATATGAGTTAGAGCTATAATTAAATCAACCTTTTCACTTTTCAATTTGCTGATATATTGCCTTAAAACTTTCTCAATGTCAAGAAGTTCAAGGTCCTTCAAGTTTTCTCTTAATGAAAGTTTAAAAAGTTCTGGAGTTATTAAGCCAATTATTCCAACTTTTGCCCTTCCTATTTTTTTGACTACATATGGCTTAACAAATAATTTTCCCTTTCGTTTATCCCAAAGATTTGCGCTTAAAACATTAAATTTGGCGATTTTTAAATTTTCCTCAAGTGATTCTCTTCCATAGTCAAACTCGTGATTCCCAAGCGTCATCGCATCCGGATTTATGATGTTCATCAATTCAATTTGTGATCTCCCCTTCGTTAATGATGAAACGGGCGTCCCTTGAAAATCATCTCCAGCGTTTAAAACGAGGACATTTTTTTGCTCTTTTCTAAATTTGTTTATCAACCCCAAAAGATTGGCTGTTCCTCCAACATAGCAAGGCGTATCGGCACAGATTGAACGCATCGGGTTATTTTGAGAGTGGAAATCGTTCCAATGAAGAATTAAAATTTTTTCAATGTTCTGAGAAAACAGAAACTCGTATAGGACAAGAACAAGGAAAAATAACAGTGAGGCTCTCCGTTTCATATCACAACACCTTCTTGTTTTCCGTTGCGTTAATATACAAAATGTTACCTTGATTATCAAGGAACGTTTTATTAACTTTTATCAGACCGATTAAAAAATTTTTCAACTGGAATGCGATACCTCACTTGGTTTCTGATTGGTTATTCGCTTGGTTCAATCCCAACCGCTTATATTTTCGTAAAGGTTTTCAATGGTATTGATATACGCAAAGCCGGAAGTGGAAATGTCGGTGCTCTTAATGCTTATGAAGTGTCTGGTTCTGTGTTGGTTGGTCTTTCGGTTCTTTTAATTGATATAATGAAGGGATATTTCGCTTTTAAGTTTAGCGAAAATTTATCCGATGGTGATGCGGTTGCCTGTCTGATAGCGGGAGCATCTGCTGTTTTAGGACATAATTTTTCAATTTGGATAAATTTTTACGGCGGTAGAGGTCTTGCAACCTCGCTCGGCGTCTTTTTAGCACTGAACCCGATATTAATCTTCATTTGGTGTCTCTTGTGGTTTATCGCATTTTTGAAGTTTAAATTGATCCATGCTGGAAACATATTGGCGACCGTTTCAACTCCGATAGCGATTTTACCATTTTTAAAATTTCTCAACTCATTTAGTTTCACAAAAATTGAAGACGTAAAATTCCTTGCGTTCATCTTAGTGATATCTTTGCTTATCTTTATTAAACACCTTAAACCGCTCTTTCAATTGATGCATCTGACAAAGGAAGGAAGCTATTTAAAAAATAAAAAACTTGAGTGATAGAGATGAATTCAGCGGTTAAAAAGCGAAAGGTAAGTGTGATGTTTCTTTTGTCATTTTTTATCGTTCTGCTTGTTGGAATTTTAACCGGATATTCCCTTAATCCGTTAGTGGCGAAATTTTTAAACGAAGGTTTAAATGCGAGAGTTGAAAACACAAGCGACAAATTTTACTTAGAGGCGAAGCATGACGAGAACTCGCACTATGATGTTTCGCAGGAGCTTTACGACATAAGACACAACGCCATAACAAAAGCAGTTGCGAAAGCAAGTTCCGGTGTTGTTGGGATAAATGTCACTGCAATTGAAGAATACACGGATCCATTCTTCAAATTTTTTGAAGACGACCCCTTTTTTAGATATTTCTTCGGGGATAGATTTAAATATCGCGTTCCTGTAAGAAGTTTGGGTTCTGGATTTATAATCTCCCCCGATGGTTACATTGTTACGAACGATCATGTGATTGGAAATGCAAGGGAAATAATCGTAACTCTATCAACCGGTGAAAAATATAAGGCAAAAGTCGTTGGGAAGGATTATGTCTCTGACATAGCTGTTTTAAAAATAGAGGCGGGTAAAAAACTTCCATATCTTGTTCTTGGTAACTCTGATGATATCATAATTGGTGAGTGGGTGATTGCGATGGGGAATCCATTTGGATTATTTGAGCTTGGGAATCAGCCAACGGTAACGGTTGGAGTAATAAGCGCAGTGAAAATGAACCTTCATTCGGTTGGTGGACGGATTTACAGGGATATGATCCAAACGGACGCTGCAATAAACAGCGGTAATAGTGGCGGTCCACTTTTAAACGCATTGGGTGAGGTCATTGGAATTAACACTGTCATTTACACCCCAAATCAAGGGAATGTTGGGGTTGGTTTCGCTATACCGATCAACAGGGCAAAAGCGATAATTAACGAGTTAATAAAAAAAGGTAAGATTGATAGAAACTTCAAAATAGGGATGAGAGTTCAAACGCTTGATGAGAACCTTGCGAGATATTTTAAGCTTCCCAAAGTTGAAGGCGTAATAGTTACAGATGTGGTTTCAGGAAGTCCAGCACAAAAGGCGGGATTTAAAGAAGGGGACTTAATTGTTGAAGTTAACAATGAGCCGATAAAAGATGACCAAACACTCATTGAGATAATCCAAATGGCAAAAGTTGGCGATGTTTTAAACTTTAAGGTGTTAAGGGACGGAAGAGAAATTTTCATAAAAATGAAACTTGAAAAATCATAACTTCTTCAGATATGATCCCGAGATACACAAGAGAAGAGATGGGAAGAATTTGGTCGGACGAAAACAAGTTTAACATTTGGCTTCAAATTGAGATTTTTGCCCTTGAAGCTAATTCAAAGCTTGGTCTTGTCCCAATTGATGCAGTTGATGAGATCAAGAGCAAAGCAAAATTTGACATCCAACGCATACTTGAAATTGAAAAAGTCGTTAAGCACGATGTCATTGCTTTTCTGACAAATCTCGCAGAAAATGTCGGAGAAGCGTCAAGGTATATCCATTATGGTATGACATCGTCAGATATACTTGACACATGTCTTGCGGTTCAAATGAAGCAAGCTGGTGAGTTAATAATCTCTGAGCTTGAAAAACTTTCCGAAGTTTTAAAAGGGAAAGCGAAGGAACATAAATACACATTGATGATCGGCAGAACGCATGGGGTTCACGCTGAGCCGATAACTCTTGGATTTAAATTTGCCCTTTGGTATGAGGAGACGAAAAGGAACATTGAGAGAATGAAAAGGGCTACGGAGAACATCGCATACGGAAAAATTTCTGGCGCGGTTGGAACTTATGATAATGTTGACCCATTCGTTGAAAAGTATGTATGTGAAAAGCTCGGTCTTAAAGTTGAACCTATCTCCACCCAGATAATCCAAAGGGATAGGCATGCGGAGTACTTAAACACGCTTGCTATAATTGCATCATCGCTTGAAAAGTTCGCCACAGAGATAAGACATTTACAAAGGACAGAGGTTCTTGAAGCCGAAGAATATTTTTCTGAGGGGCAAAAAGGTTCTTCAGCTATGCCACATAAAAGAAATCCTGTAAGATGTGAGAGAATAGCAGGGCTAGCTCGCATTGTGAGAGCAAACGCAATCGCTGGAATGGAAAATATACCACTTTGGCACGAAAGAGATATATCCCACTCATCTGTTGAAAGGGTCATAATCCCAGACAGCACAATCTTGGTTGATTTCATGCTTGATGAGATGATAGATATAATTGATAAACTTATCGTTTATCCGGAAAAGATGTTGAAAAATCTAAATCTGACAAACGGGTTGATCTTCTCACAAAAGGTTTTACTTGCACTTATTGAAAAAGGATTGACAAGGGAAACAGCTTATAAAATTGTCCAGAGGAATGCGATGAGATGTTGGCAAACGGGAGAAAGTTTCCTTGAGGTTTTAAAAAAAGACGAAGACATTATGAAGCATCTTGGGAACGGTGAGCTTGAAAAAATTTTTGACTATAAAAGCATCTTGGAAAAAATTGACTTCATCTTTGAAAAAATAGGAATTGAAAAATAAAAAGATTTATCTATGATCGCACAGATAGACAAGGGGAGAAATGTTTCCGACTTGACGGTTGGTGAACTTGTTGAGATAATAGAGGAAATAGTTGAGCGTAAGATTTGCGAGCTTGGTTTTGACCCCGATGAAGGTCATGAATTGAAACCCGAAATAATTGAACGACTGAAAAAATCTTTCGCCGAGACGGAATCAGGCAAGCGTGGTATAAGAAGTGGCTAAAAAACTCGGTCTTGAATGGTGATTTACTCAGTTGAATTTACAGATGAAGATGAAAAAGATTTGGCGAGAATTGATAAGAACACGGTCCAAAGGATTTTAAACAAATTGAAGCCAGAGCGATTGAAAGGTGAGATGTAGGAAGACAAATTTAAGCTCAAGGTTGGAGATTACAGTTCATCTAATTGGTCATAGAAGTGAAATTTATAAATAAAAAAAGGAGAAACGACTTATGGCAGAGGTATTCAAAAATTACATCAATGGCAAGTGGGTTGATGCAAAATCAGGGAAAACTTTTGAAAACAGAAATCCCGCCAATTGGGACGACATAATAGGAATTTTCCCGAAGTCGGGTCCTGAAGATGTTGAAGAAGCTGTTAAAGCAGCTCGTAAAGCATATCAATCTTGGCGACTTGTCCCACCGCCGAAGCGAGCCGATATAATAAAAAAAGCAGCGGACTTACTCGTCCAGCGAAAAGAAGAGATAGCTCGTGAGATGACCCGCGAGATGGGGAAAATTTTACTTGAAACCCGCGGTGATGTTCAAGAAGGAATTGACACTGGATATTATGCTGCTGGTGAGGGCAGGCGATTGTTCAGTTACACGACAACGTCTGAACTCCCGAACAAATTTGCCATGGCGATTCGCTTACCTGTCGGTGTTGCTGGGGTGATAACCCCGTGGAATTTCCCAATGGCTATCCCGACCTGGAAGATATTCCCGGCTCTTGTTGCGGGAAATACCGTTGTTTTCAAGCCAGCTTCTGATACACCTAAAACAGCAACAACGCTTGTTCAAATCCTTGAAGAAGCTGGTGTTCCAGAAGGTGTTGTGAATCTCGTCCATGGTGGTGGTAACGAAGTCGGAATGGCAATCGTAAGACATCCCGATGTTGACCTTATAAGTTTCACAGGTTCAACAGCTGTTGGAAAGGTCATCTCAAGAGAAGCAGCTGATACACTAAAACGTGTTTCTCTTGAAATGGGTGGGAAAAATGCGCAAATTGTTTTAGAAGACGCAAATCTTGAGCTTGCGCTTGACGGAGTTCTCTGGGGTGCCTTTGGAACAGCTGGTCAAAGATGCACCGCAACAAGTAGATTGATCCTTCACGAAGTGATATATGATCAATTCATTGAAATGCTTGTTGAACGCGTTAAAAAATTAAAAGTTGGGAATGGACTTGACGAATCAACTGAAATGGGACCGATAATAAACGAAGCGCAATTAAATAAAATTCATCAATATGTTGAAATTGGTAAACAAGAAGGAGCAAAACTTCTGATCGGCGGTTACAGATTAACCGGTGGTGAATATGATAAAGGTTGGTTCTATGCCCCAACGATTTTTGTTGATGTTCATCCGAAGATGAGAATAGCGCAAGAAGAGATCTTTGGTCCCGTGCTTTGTGTGATAAAAGTTAAATCATTTGAAGAGGCAATTGAAGTTTTAAATGATACGGTTTATGGCTTGTCCTCATCAATTTACACTCGTGATGTTAATAAAGCGTTCAAGGCGATTCGCGATATACAAGCTGGGATAACATATATAAACGCACCAACGATTGGCGCCGAAACGCATCTCCCATTTGGCGGAGTTAAGCAAACAGGAAACGGACACAGGGAAGGAGGATGGACAGTATTTGATTTCTTCACCGAGATAAAGACAGTTTATGTTGATTACAGCGATAAATTGCAAAGAGCACAGATTGATACTTACAAAGAGTGATGTCGCTGACTTTGAAACGAAAATTTGTCGGGGTTCGTTTAAATTTTTAGAAATAAAACTCAAAAATCACGGAGGCGTTTTAAAAT is a genomic window containing:
- a CDS encoding bifunctional metallophosphatase/5'-nucleotidase is translated as MKRRASLLFFLVLVLYEFLFSQNIEKILILHWNDFHSQNNPMRSICADTPCYVGGTANLLGLINKFRKEQKNVLVLNAGDDFQGTPVSSLTKGRSQIELMNIINPDAMTLGNHEFDYGRESLEENLKIAKFNVLSANLWDKRKGKLFVKPYVVKKIGRAKVGIIGLITPELFKLSLRENLKDLELLDIEKVLRQYISKLKSEKVDLIIALTHIGVQGDSIIAVKFPEIGVIIGGHSHTALFEPKYVNKTIICQAGSRGEYLGYLELEIDLDGDSVYSYNGKLIRVINGVIEPDPIALKKVEELEKIVDKEFGEVIGYLEVDWKRNFYGESNLGNWEADVMREFAKTDIAFQNSGGLRKDLPKGEIKVRDIWEINPFGNTFVVFEVDGKTLKSMIEWQASGKVELMQVSGIKYVFDSRKNIGERVISIEVGGKPLDENKRYSIVTNNWVADHLYELFGIPQNSVKVENLGAVDRDVFIEAVKRQRIINSKIEGRIIDIAKQKGGSNEY
- a CDS encoding glycerol-3-phosphate acyltransferase, whose product is MRYLTWFLIGYSLGSIPTAYIFVKVFNGIDIRKAGSGNVGALNAYEVSGSVLVGLSVLLIDIMKGYFAFKFSENLSDGDAVACLIAGASAVLGHNFSIWINFYGGRGLATSLGVFLALNPILIFIWCLLWFIAFLKFKLIHAGNILATVSTPIAILPFLKFLNSFSFTKIEDVKFLAFILVISLLIFIKHLKPLFQLMHLTKEGSYLKNKKLE
- a CDS encoding S1C family serine protease translates to MNSAVKKRKVSVMFLLSFFIVLLVGILTGYSLNPLVAKFLNEGLNARVENTSDKFYLEAKHDENSHYDVSQELYDIRHNAITKAVAKASSGVVGINVTAIEEYTDPFFKFFEDDPFFRYFFGDRFKYRVPVRSLGSGFIISPDGYIVTNDHVIGNAREIIVTLSTGEKYKAKVVGKDYVSDIAVLKIEAGKKLPYLVLGNSDDIIIGEWVIAMGNPFGLFELGNQPTVTVGVISAVKMNLHSVGGRIYRDMIQTDAAINSGNSGGPLLNALGEVIGINTVIYTPNQGNVGVGFAIPINRAKAIINELIKKGKIDRNFKIGMRVQTLDENLARYFKLPKVEGVIVTDVVSGSPAQKAGFKEGDLIVEVNNEPIKDDQTLIEIIQMAKVGDVLNFKVLRDGREIFIKMKLEKS
- the purB gene encoding adenylosuccinate lyase, which produces MIPRYTREEMGRIWSDENKFNIWLQIEIFALEANSKLGLVPIDAVDEIKSKAKFDIQRILEIEKVVKHDVIAFLTNLAENVGEASRYIHYGMTSSDILDTCLAVQMKQAGELIISELEKLSEVLKGKAKEHKYTLMIGRTHGVHAEPITLGFKFALWYEETKRNIERMKRATENIAYGKISGAVGTYDNVDPFVEKYVCEKLGLKVEPISTQIIQRDRHAEYLNTLAIIASSLEKFATEIRHLQRTEVLEAEEYFSEGQKGSSAMPHKRNPVRCERIAGLARIVRANAIAGMENIPLWHERDISHSSVERVIIPDSTILVDFMLDEMIDIIDKLIVYPEKMLKNLNLTNGLIFSQKVLLALIEKGLTRETAYKIVQRNAMRCWQTGESFLEVLKKDEDIMKHLGNGELEKIFDYKSILEKIDFIFEKIGIEK
- a CDS encoding type II toxin-antitoxin system RelE family toxin codes for the protein MVIYSVEFTDEDEKDLARIDKNTVQRILNKLKPERLKGEM
- a CDS encoding aldehyde dehydrogenase family protein produces the protein MAEVFKNYINGKWVDAKSGKTFENRNPANWDDIIGIFPKSGPEDVEEAVKAARKAYQSWRLVPPPKRADIIKKAADLLVQRKEEIAREMTREMGKILLETRGDVQEGIDTGYYAAGEGRRLFSYTTTSELPNKFAMAIRLPVGVAGVITPWNFPMAIPTWKIFPALVAGNTVVFKPASDTPKTATTLVQILEEAGVPEGVVNLVHGGGNEVGMAIVRHPDVDLISFTGSTAVGKVISREAADTLKRVSLEMGGKNAQIVLEDANLELALDGVLWGAFGTAGQRCTATSRLILHEVIYDQFIEMLVERVKKLKVGNGLDESTEMGPIINEAQLNKIHQYVEIGKQEGAKLLIGGYRLTGGEYDKGWFYAPTIFVDVHPKMRIAQEEIFGPVLCVIKVKSFEEAIEVLNDTVYGLSSSIYTRDVNKAFKAIRDIQAGITYINAPTIGAETHLPFGGVKQTGNGHREGGWTVFDFFTEIKTVYVDYSDKLQRAQIDTYKE